The Streptomyces aurantiacus genome includes a region encoding these proteins:
- a CDS encoding IclR family transcriptional regulator, with the protein MRLLESVARHEYGAPAKQLAREAGLALPTAYHLLRTLAHEGYLRREKGLFFLGEAAVRLSSSSAQQKRRSTVADALGRWRDSIGVPVYYAVYAAGEIEVQCVADTPANPAVEEWADFRETGHAHAIGQCLLSQLDAESRRDHLDRYPIQSITPYTVRDDHTLMRRLESTRRMQPVIERQEYALGTVCAAIPITVGSTAATMAISMPSHQADRLMPAARRLQGEIGRLLGTLSLSISI; encoded by the coding sequence ATGCGCCTGCTGGAGTCCGTCGCGCGCCACGAGTACGGGGCGCCCGCGAAGCAGTTGGCCCGTGAGGCCGGGCTCGCCCTCCCCACGGCGTACCACCTGCTGCGTACCCTGGCGCACGAGGGCTATCTGCGCCGCGAGAAGGGGCTGTTCTTCCTCGGTGAGGCGGCCGTGCGCCTGAGCAGCAGCAGCGCCCAGCAGAAACGTCGCAGCACGGTCGCCGACGCGCTGGGGCGTTGGCGCGATTCGATCGGTGTACCCGTGTACTACGCGGTCTACGCCGCCGGTGAGATCGAGGTCCAGTGTGTCGCCGACACTCCGGCCAATCCGGCGGTCGAGGAGTGGGCGGACTTCCGTGAGACAGGGCACGCGCATGCGATCGGCCAGTGTCTGCTGTCCCAGCTCGACGCCGAGTCGCGCAGGGACCACCTCGACCGCTACCCCATTCAGTCCATCACGCCGTATACGGTGCGTGACGATCACACCCTGATGCGGCGCCTCGAATCGACGCGACGCATGCAGCCCGTGATCGAGCGTCAGGAGTACGCGCTGGGCACGGTCTGCGCCGCGATCCCCATCACAGTGGGCAGTACAGCGGCCACGATGGCCATCTCCATGCCGTCCCACCAGGCCGACCGGCTGATGCCGGCGGCGCGGCGATTGCAGGGCGAGATCGGCAGGCTGCTGGGGACGCTTTCGCTGTCTATCAGCATCTGA
- a CDS encoding cupin domain-containing protein, giving the protein MKAFRLDELEAERAANDGAYLQFLREKNMSVGLYALDAGTQDPQQPHRQDEVYFVVSGRAAITVGMETTQVARGSVVYVPAGVAHKFHHISEDLRVVVVFSPPES; this is encoded by the coding sequence ATGAAGGCATTCCGGCTGGACGAACTGGAGGCGGAGCGCGCCGCCAACGACGGCGCCTACCTCCAGTTCCTGCGTGAGAAGAACATGTCGGTCGGCCTGTACGCGCTGGACGCGGGCACGCAGGACCCTCAGCAGCCCCACCGTCAGGACGAGGTCTACTTCGTCGTGAGCGGCCGTGCCGCTATCACGGTCGGCATGGAGACGACTCAGGTGGCACGCGGCAGCGTCGTGTACGTACCCGCGGGAGTGGCTCACAAGTTCCACCACATCAGCGAGGATCTGCGGGTCGTCGTGGTCTTCTCTCCGCCGGAGAGCTGA
- a CDS encoding low molecular weight protein-tyrosine-phosphatase: protein MPYRVCFVCTGNICRSPMAESVFRARVAEAGLDGLVEVDSAGTGGWHEGDGADPRTVSVLETNGYESGHAARQFLTGWFSRLDLVIALDAGHLRALRRLAPTPADAEKVRLLRSYDPAAGDDLDVPNPYYGGMGGFEECLEMVEAASPGLLAAVRERVEGRAA from the coding sequence ATGCCCTATCGCGTGTGCTTCGTCTGCACCGGCAACATCTGCCGCTCCCCGATGGCCGAATCCGTGTTCCGCGCGCGGGTGGCCGAGGCCGGGCTCGACGGCCTCGTCGAGGTCGACAGCGCGGGCACGGGAGGCTGGCACGAGGGTGACGGCGCCGATCCGCGCACCGTCTCCGTGCTGGAGACGAACGGCTACGAAAGCGGCCATGCGGCCCGCCAGTTCCTCACCGGCTGGTTCTCCCGGCTCGACCTGGTGATAGCTCTCGACGCCGGGCACCTCAGGGCCCTGCGGCGCCTCGCGCCCACCCCGGCCGATGCCGAGAAGGTCCGGCTGCTGCGCTCGTACGACCCCGCCGCGGGCGACGATCTCGACGTACCAAATCCCTATTACGGGGGCATGGGCGGGTTCGAGGAGTGCCTTGAGATGGTGGAGGCGGCGAGCCCCGGTCTGCTCGCCGCGGTGCGGGAGCGAGTGGAGGGACGGGCGGCATGA
- a CDS encoding DUF5326 family protein has protein sequence MQEIFAGMPWWIKWVAVPVIALVVFGGLIASVVGFVIGLLFKLLVFVALVGGLIYVGRKFMSNSSSRSDW, from the coding sequence ATGCAAGAGATCTTCGCGGGGATGCCGTGGTGGATTAAGTGGGTCGCGGTGCCGGTCATCGCCCTGGTCGTGTTCGGCGGCCTGATAGCGAGCGTCGTCGGGTTCGTGATCGGCCTGCTCTTCAAGCTGCTGGTCTTCGTGGCACTGGTCGGTGGGCTGATCTACGTGGGACGGAAGTTCATGTCGAACTCCTCGTCGAGGAGCGACTGGTAG
- a CDS encoding NUDIX domain-containing protein, with translation MTVRPVVKRTARAVLLDGDDLILIKRTKPGLDPYWLTPGGGVEPEDTTVVDALHREVHEELGAKITDVVPCFVDTVEHIGEGGGASGVKVQHFFVCRLGSMDPSLRHGPEIDEPCGEYEIVRIPFTRVGIASVHLVPLSLRHYLDGNIEGVRAMHAPDLG, from the coding sequence ATGACCGTCCGACCCGTGGTCAAGCGCACCGCCCGGGCCGTCCTTCTGGACGGCGATGACCTGATCCTGATCAAGCGGACCAAACCCGGCCTCGATCCCTACTGGCTGACGCCCGGCGGTGGGGTCGAGCCGGAGGACACGACCGTCGTCGACGCGCTCCATCGCGAAGTGCACGAGGAGCTCGGCGCCAAGATCACCGATGTCGTGCCCTGTTTCGTCGACACCGTCGAGCACATCGGCGAGGGCGGCGGCGCGAGCGGAGTGAAGGTCCAGCACTTCTTCGTGTGCCGTCTGGGTTCCATGGATCCCTCGCTGCGCCACGGCCCCGAGATCGACGAACCCTGCGGCGAGTACGAGATCGTGCGCATCCCCTTCACCCGCGTCGGCATCGCCTCCGTCCATCTCGTACCGCTGTCACTGCGGCACTATCTCGACGGGAACATCGAGGGCGTACGGGCTATGCACGCGCCCGATCTGGGCTGA
- a CDS encoding HAD family hydrolase, producing MARLHLFDLDGTLLHNSSAPVEISRQLGLATEAVALDEAIGAGLIGPPEYATQVHALWADLTEAHVEAAFAGAPWLSGIEDVWTRIRRNGDYCAVVSLSPSFFVEGLTGWGAHAAYGSRFPAVPFTEPVDPAGILSAVAKVRIADRLCEEFGVGRADCVAYGDSMSDRDLFQVVPVSVAVNADRHLTGLATHSYVGRDLRDAYELVCAAR from the coding sequence ATGGCGAGACTTCATCTCTTCGATCTGGACGGGACGCTGCTGCACAACTCGTCGGCGCCTGTGGAAATCTCCCGGCAGCTGGGGCTGGCAACCGAGGCCGTGGCGCTCGACGAGGCGATCGGAGCGGGGCTCATAGGCCCGCCGGAGTATGCGACGCAGGTGCACGCCCTCTGGGCGGATCTCACGGAGGCTCATGTGGAGGCTGCCTTCGCGGGTGCCCCGTGGCTGTCGGGCATCGAGGACGTCTGGACGCGGATCAGGCGGAACGGCGACTACTGCGCTGTCGTCTCGCTCTCGCCCTCGTTCTTCGTGGAGGGGCTGACAGGGTGGGGAGCGCACGCGGCGTACGGATCACGCTTCCCGGCGGTGCCGTTCACCGAGCCGGTGGATCCGGCAGGAATTCTGAGTGCGGTTGCCAAGGTGCGGATCGCGGACCGGCTCTGCGAGGAGTTCGGGGTGGGGCGTGCCGACTGTGTCGCATACGGCGACTCGATGTCGGACAGGGATCTGTTCCAGGTGGTCCCGGTGTCCGTGGCGGTCAATGCGGACCGGCATCTGACGGGCCTCGCCACCCACTCCTACGTGGGGCGGGATCTGCGGGACGCCTATGAACTGGTCTGCGCTGCCCGGTAG
- a CDS encoding cystathionine gamma-lyase, which produces MTEFFEETGDGTRAVRAGLPAPVKHEPTLPGPVFAAHFHLPGDPTGPYTYGRDENPTWTHLERAIGELEAPGRDDVETFVFASGMAAISAVLFSQLSAGDTVVLPSDGYQVLPLVRGQLEAYGIEVRTAATGGDAQLDVLEGAKLLWIETPSNPGLDVCDVRRLVAAAHARGCLVAVDNTLATPLGQRPLELGADFSVASGTKQLTGHGDVLLGYVSGGDAATMASVRRWRKIVGAIPGPMEAWLAHRSLATLHLRVDRQNASALVIAEALRDWSEDLGVRYPGLPGDPSHKIASQQMRRFGCVVSFTLPTRARADRFLDALRLVDDATSFGGVRSTAERRGRWGGDAVPEGFIRFSVGAEDPQDLVADVLRALDRSAS; this is translated from the coding sequence ATGACGGAATTCTTCGAGGAAACCGGCGACGGTACGCGCGCGGTGCGGGCAGGCCTGCCCGCACCGGTCAAGCACGAACCGACCCTGCCGGGCCCGGTCTTCGCCGCCCACTTCCATCTGCCGGGCGATCCCACGGGGCCGTACACCTACGGACGTGACGAGAACCCGACCTGGACCCACCTGGAGCGCGCCATCGGCGAGCTGGAGGCCCCCGGGCGGGACGACGTCGAGACGTTCGTCTTCGCCTCCGGTATGGCCGCCATCTCTGCCGTCCTCTTCTCGCAGCTGAGCGCCGGCGACACGGTCGTGCTGCCCAGCGACGGTTACCAGGTCCTCCCGCTCGTACGCGGGCAGTTGGAGGCGTACGGGATCGAGGTGCGTACCGCGGCGACCGGCGGTGACGCCCAGCTCGACGTCCTGGAGGGTGCGAAGCTGCTGTGGATCGAGACCCCCTCTAACCCGGGGCTCGACGTGTGCGACGTGCGGCGCCTCGTGGCGGCGGCTCACGCGCGCGGATGTCTCGTCGCGGTCGACAACACCCTGGCGACACCGCTCGGGCAGCGACCCCTGGAGCTGGGGGCCGACTTCTCCGTGGCCAGCGGCACCAAGCAGCTCACCGGGCACGGAGACGTCCTGCTGGGATACGTCTCGGGCGGCGACGCCGCGACGATGGCCTCCGTACGGCGCTGGCGCAAGATCGTCGGGGCGATCCCCGGGCCCATGGAGGCATGGCTCGCCCACCGCTCGCTCGCCACGCTGCACCTGCGTGTGGACCGGCAGAACGCGAGCGCGCTGGTGATCGCCGAGGCACTGCGGGACTGGTCCGAGGATCTCGGCGTCCGTTATCCGGGGCTGCCCGGCGATCCCTCTCACAAGATCGCCTCACAGCAGATGCGGCGCTTCGGATGCGTGGTGTCGTTCACGTTGCCCACGCGCGCGCGTGCCGACCGTTTTCTCGACGCGCTGCGGCTGGTGGACGATGCGACGAGCTTCGGCGGGGTGCGGTCGACGGCCGAGCGGCGCGGCCGCTGGGGCGGCGACGCGGTCCCGGAGGGCTTCATCCGTTTCTCGGTCGGTGCCGAGGACCCCCAGGATCTGGTGGCGGATGTCCTGCGGGCCCTGGACCGGTCGGCGTCGTGA
- a CDS encoding phage holin family protein, with the protein MKNFVVKTIANAGALAVAVWLLDKITLTGDSTGKEVGTLLLVALVFGLVNVLVKPIVQVLTFPLFILTLGLITLVVNALMLLLTSWLADKLDLSFHVEGFWTAVLGGLIISVVSWALNVVLPDTD; encoded by the coding sequence ATGAAGAATTTCGTAGTCAAGACGATCGCCAACGCGGGCGCTCTGGCAGTGGCGGTGTGGCTGCTCGACAAGATCACCCTGACAGGTGACAGCACGGGCAAGGAAGTCGGCACCCTGCTCCTGGTCGCGCTGGTCTTCGGGCTGGTGAACGTCCTGGTCAAGCCCATCGTGCAGGTCCTCACCTTCCCGCTGTTCATCCTCACGCTCGGTCTGATCACTCTGGTGGTCAACGCCCTGATGCTGCTGCTCACCTCGTGGCTGGCGGACAAGCTCGACCTGAGCTTCCACGTCGAGGGTTTCTGGACCGCCGTGCTGGGCGGCCTGATCATCTCGGTCGTCTCCTGGGCGCTGAACGTCGTCCTCCCGGACACGGACTGA
- a CDS encoding LysR family transcriptional regulator produces the protein MDLALLRTFVTVHRAGSFTRAAALLGLSQPAVTSQIRTLERQLGRPLFLRQARGVTPTTIGDELAHKAAPHLDALVEITETGLDEDSSIRTLHLAGPPEFTAERALPALTELIDDDGQGFALRASFGNAEETLEGLSSGHHDLAISTARPRGPLLTATPLCDEEHVLVAAPRWATRIGSTRAPRSGAPALENLPVVEVHESLPFITRYWASVFDSLPAASGTVIVPDLRAVLACATTGAGLAVLPRYLCEPALERGDVVALTEPAVPPLRTYFLVVRSGTLAMPHIARAHEWLLRAATDWA, from the coding sequence ATGGATTTGGCCCTGCTGCGGACCTTCGTGACCGTGCACCGGGCCGGCTCCTTCACCCGCGCCGCCGCGTTGCTCGGCCTCTCCCAGCCTGCCGTCACCTCGCAGATCCGCACACTCGAACGGCAGCTGGGACGCCCACTGTTCCTGCGCCAAGCCCGCGGGGTGACCCCTACCACCATCGGCGACGAACTCGCTCACAAGGCTGCTCCGCATCTCGACGCCCTGGTGGAGATCACCGAGACCGGCCTCGACGAGGACTCCTCGATCCGCACGCTCCACCTCGCCGGACCCCCGGAGTTCACCGCTGAGCGCGCGCTGCCCGCACTCACCGAGCTGATCGATGACGACGGCCAGGGCTTCGCCCTGCGGGCCTCCTTCGGCAATGCCGAGGAAACGCTGGAAGGACTCTCCTCCGGGCATCATGATCTGGCCATCAGCACGGCCCGCCCCCGCGGTCCCCTGCTCACCGCGACTCCGCTCTGCGACGAGGAGCATGTCCTGGTCGCCGCTCCCCGCTGGGCCACCCGTATCGGCTCCACCAGGGCACCGCGCAGCGGGGCGCCCGCCCTGGAGAACCTGCCGGTCGTGGAGGTGCACGAGTCGCTGCCGTTCATCACCCGCTACTGGGCCTCTGTCTTCGACTCCCTGCCCGCCGCGTCGGGCACCGTCATCGTTCCGGACCTGCGCGCGGTACTCGCCTGCGCCACCACCGGCGCGGGACTCGCGGTGCTGCCGCGCTACCTGTGCGAACCGGCCCTGGAGCGGGGAGACGTCGTGGCGCTGACCGAACCCGCGGTGCCTCCGCTTCGCACGTACTTCCTGGTGGTACGCAGCGGCACACTGGCCATGCCGCATATTGCGCGGGCGCACGAGTGGCTGCTGCGCGCCGCCACCGACTGGGCGTGA
- a CDS encoding globin domain-containing protein translates to MFEARHSMDVPATTSADNGASGGGGDDWFTSHTPPEPPAGGEQETAEGRRPATLRPVGGPTPGDGDATRRPTPPGAESAPGADRAEAGSTRAGGRHAGSPAGGSTGAGPAPADALTENLARADAPATPDAVLIRRTMAEVGPMADKVTSYFYALLFVRHPYLRPLFPAAMDTQRDRLLKALLTAAEHIDNTEVLVAYLQNLGRGHRKYGTRPEHYPAVGECLIGALSRFAAPVWDKETEAAWVRAYTTISQVMIDAAATDELRAPAWWLAEVVSHDLRTPDIAVITVRPDQPYPFLAGQYTSLETPWWPRIWRHYSFASAPRSDGLLSFHVKAVPAGWVSGALVHRARPGDTIRLGPPTGSMTVDHTTDSGLLCLGGGTGIAPIKALVEDVAEYGQRRAVEVFYGARTDHDLYDLDTMLRLQQSHPWLAVRPIVDRQAHLQLPDAVRDYGPWNEYDAYLSGPPGMIRNGVHALRDIGIPSERIRHDAVEELVATRA, encoded by the coding sequence ATGTTCGAGGCGAGGCACTCCATGGACGTTCCGGCCACCACATCGGCCGACAACGGCGCTTCTGGTGGCGGTGGGGACGACTGGTTCACGTCGCACACACCGCCGGAGCCGCCCGCGGGTGGCGAGCAGGAGACGGCCGAGGGGCGGCGCCCGGCCACGCTGCGTCCCGTCGGCGGGCCGACGCCGGGAGACGGTGACGCGACACGGCGGCCAACGCCCCCGGGCGCGGAGTCCGCACCGGGCGCCGACCGAGCCGAAGCCGGAAGCACTCGCGCGGGAGGCCGCCACGCGGGCTCTCCGGCCGGAGGCTCCACCGGCGCCGGGCCCGCGCCCGCCGACGCCCTCACCGAGAACCTCGCACGTGCCGACGCGCCCGCCACCCCCGACGCCGTCCTCATCCGCCGCACCATGGCCGAGGTGGGGCCCATGGCCGACAAGGTCACCTCGTACTTCTACGCGTTGCTCTTCGTCCGCCATCCCTACCTGCGTCCGCTGTTCCCCGCCGCGATGGACACCCAGCGGGACCGGCTGCTCAAGGCCCTGCTGACGGCGGCCGAGCACATCGACAACACCGAGGTCCTGGTCGCGTATCTGCAGAACCTCGGCCGCGGCCACCGCAAGTACGGCACTCGCCCCGAGCACTACCCGGCCGTCGGAGAGTGCCTCATCGGCGCGCTCAGCCGGTTCGCCGCGCCTGTCTGGGACAAGGAGACGGAGGCGGCCTGGGTCAGGGCGTACACGACGATCTCGCAGGTCATGATCGATGCCGCCGCAACGGACGAACTGCGTGCCCCGGCCTGGTGGTTGGCCGAGGTGGTCTCGCACGACCTGAGGACCCCGGACATCGCCGTCATCACCGTCCGGCCCGATCAGCCGTACCCCTTCCTCGCAGGGCAGTACACGAGCCTGGAGACCCCCTGGTGGCCGCGTATATGGCGGCACTACTCGTTTGCTTCGGCGCCCCGGTCCGACGGACTGCTGTCGTTCCACGTGAAGGCGGTACCGGCGGGTTGGGTCTCCGGTGCGCTGGTGCACCGAGCCCGCCCCGGTGACACCATCCGGCTGGGCCCGCCGACGGGCTCCATGACCGTCGATCACACCACCGACAGCGGGCTGCTCTGCCTGGGCGGCGGTACCGGCATCGCCCCGATAAAGGCACTGGTCGAGGACGTTGCCGAGTACGGACAGAGGCGCGCCGTGGAGGTCTTCTACGGAGCCCGGACCGATCACGACCTGTACGACCTCGACACCATGCTCCGGCTCCAGCAGAGCCACCCCTGGCTCGCCGTGCGTCCGATAGTCGATCGGCAGGCGCATCTTCAGCTGCCCGACGCGGTACGGGACTACGGCCCGTGGAACGAGTACGACGCCTATCTGTCGGGCCCGCCCGGCATGATCCGCAACGGCGTGCACGCGCTCCGGGACATCGGCATCCCGTCGGAGCGGATCCGTCACGACGCGGTGGAAGAACTCGTCGCGACCAGGGCCTGA
- a CDS encoding SsgA family sporulation/cell division regulator has product MRESVVQAEVMMSFVVSEELSFRIPVELRYETCDPYAVRLTFHLPGDAPVTWAFGRELLIDGVGRPCGDGDVHITPADAEGFGDVLIRLQVGADQALFRCGTAPLLAFLDRTDRVVPLGQERSLADFDTHLDEALDRILAEEQSAG; this is encoded by the coding sequence ATGCGCGAGTCGGTAGTACAGGCAGAGGTCATGATGAGCTTCGTCGTCTCGGAGGAGCTCTCCTTCCGTATCCCGGTGGAGCTGCGTTACGAGACCTGTGATCCCTATGCCGTGCGGCTGACCTTCCACCTGCCCGGTGACGCCCCGGTGACCTGGGCCTTCGGCAGGGAGCTGTTGATCGACGGCGTGGGCCGCCCCTGCGGGGACGGGGACGTGCACATCACCCCCGCCGACGCGGAGGGGTTCGGCGATGTCCTGATCCGGCTTCAGGTGGGGGCCGACCAGGCTCTGTTCCGTTGCGGTACGGCGCCGCTGCTGGCGTTCCTCGACCGTACGGACCGGGTGGTCCCGCTGGGGCAGGAGCGCTCGCTCGCCGACTTCGACACCCATCTCGACGAGGCACTGGACCGCATCCTGGCGGAGGAACAGAGCGCGGGATGA